The genomic region TTGCTTTGACTAAAGACTTCTAGAGATAGATCGTCAAGGGGCTTCTGGAATATAAACCTTCATGATTACCTAGAAGGTGACAGATTCCTTATTGTGCATTCATGTATCTCCATATTGATGCACATGATCTCGAACCTCACATTATAATGCTCCACTATTGTTTGAGAGTTTTGATGCCAGACTAAGGATCACATTCATAACACAAGATAACCAGTGATGCCTCAGTTTAAGAACTATTTACTTCCATAACTTAGAAGTGTTGTACGATTGATAAGTAGGGAATCTTCTATTCATACACTTCTATAGTTAGTCATTGTTCAATGAACTTGATTTCATAGAAGAGCACCTTTATGTCAATTGCATGTCACCACATGTGTAGTCTGAGACATACTACTAAATACGACATAAATCGGTCTTTGCGAATGTTCGATAGTCCTTTTGAtcatcctatggctaggaagaTAAATTAGGACTTAAAACCTGTAGGATACGTATCTCATGATTGAAACGACTTTCGATTGATGGATGTTATCACTTACCTTTTATTGTTGACAATCCGACATTGGGTTGCCACGTATAACTAGTTACGCATTGCCACATTAATTTCTTTTCGGGCATACTCCAACACATTATACCTTGACTGAATGATCATGAACTATATACCTTAAATGAGTTTAGTACTAGCATCTTGATACTCACAGTATAAACGGCATAATTTCCTTTTTGCATTACAAACTCGCCTGAACGGTCAACTTTGACTTTTAACTTCACCTTGGTTGAttgtaaatttttcaaattggCTTTGTCACCTACAACCATGTCAATAGAGGTTTCAAAAGAATCGATACTTTGAATTTTGTTGCTCATAAGTGGGTCTTCAACCTTTTGGAGCTCATGGGAAATCGGTTGCAAAATTTCTTTCTCATCATTATTCTCTTTTCTCATATTCTCTACCACGTAAGTAAAACTTGACCTCGACTTCTCTTTTATTTGAGATGCCTCTTCCTTGGTCGTTTGTAATTCATCTTCTTTTGGGTTCCCAATTGCAACAACTTGTAAAGCTTCTCCTTTCAGAACATCTACACCAATCAAAGTAGGACTTTCAACAGGTATGACGATTTCGTTTTCTTCAATATCTTCCTCTATCTTTTCTTGGCATACCGGATCATCAAGTaattttttcttcacttatCTTTCTTTAATAATAATGTTTTCCGTTCTTAAGAGATACAAATCATATTCAAATGGAAACTCATACATTCACTGACAATAACTTTGTTCATCTACGTTAagattgaataattttttttccttcttcttttcgaGTCTTTTGAAATCAATCCCACCAAAAAGAAATATTTAATACTCCCTTTAAACGAAAAGTTGTTATCtttctgagatttgcataacatatcactttggttcctgagattgaaaatcaatagaaatggtctctaagattgtccaccatccattattttggtcattccgttaaaaactccgttaatgTTGAGGAGCTCTTAGCctgaagtttgggcaattttcaaagcttcgtaacttaatcgtttcttaaccaaattcgatccataatttatcaaaatgaagataggaaagtgtagaacaagattatgtCTATTTGTAAGCCCAATGGTTAACGCAGATTgccggaaaatagcctaaaaTGTGACTGATCCGcaggaaaactagaaaactcgctaaaaactgggtaaactttaaacgttcataacttcttccaTACTTAACggaatcgagtgattcaaaactaaaatcatacttctcaatgagATGAAGAAAATGGTACCTTTCTCGATGGTCTAACTTGAGACCAAGACaaccactttcgagccgttgtcCAGCCAAACCACGAAGatttagttataaaaaaatgtaccattctcttcatctcgtcgagaagtatgattttcgtttttgaatcacccaatttcgttgagtattgaaaaagttatgaacatttaaagtaCCCAGTTTTCGGCGNNNNNNNNNNNNNNNNNNNNNNNNNNNNNNNNNNNNNNNNNNNNNNNNNNNNNNNNNNNNNNNNNNNNNNNNNNNNNNNNNNNNNNNNNNNNNNNNNNNNNNNNNNNNNNNNNNNNNNNNNNNNNNNNNNNNNNNNNNNNNNNNNNNNNNNNNNNNNNNNNNNNNNNNNNNNNNNNNNNNNNNNNNNNNNNNNNNNNNNNTTCTTCAATTCGTAACTGTAACTTTCGTTGAGTCTGCATATAGAAATAGTTGAATAAATTTTGTAATGAAAATTGGAGTATTAATATGATTTACTACTAAGAAAACTATTTGACAATCGTATATATAACTTGAGACATCACTAAATTGGATCTCATGAATGTACCTCCAATTGTTCGTGAAGACGTCGCTGGACATCTAATTGCAGTTGGAGTGCCTCTTTAATTTGCAAGCAACTGCGATAAATATTCACATCATAGGTTTGTAAGAGGCTGGTGGACAAAGCAGTAAAGAGGAAAACATGTTCATTTAGAATCGTAACGgtaaactaaaaaccaaaacaacaaTCAGGGTAATAAGATAGATTACGTTTTCACATTGAGCTGGGGTTCAACATTCAAAGTAGTTCTTTTCTCAGATTTTCCTGTAACACAAGAAAAGTACTCAGATCAGAACTATTGGTAAAACAAGCTAAGCCGATTGACCATTAAATTTTATAGACACTTGTAGTTTGTAACATGAAGGAAAAGACTTATTCACAAGGAACGGGTGTATGatattaacgattcaatatttACCTTCTGCTGGGTCTGGTAGGTATTTCGCAATTCGATATTTCTACAAGAAGAATAAAAAGGAGAGGGAGGAAAACAAATCACGcttttggaaaggaaaaaagccAAGGAGAAATAATTTTTCTAATGGATTCCTTTATACCTGCAGATGACTTTTGACATGAAAGATGGTTAATCCGTCCAAACCCATCATCGTCAATATTGCCTTCGGTGTTGCTTCTACAAAACCAACAGATGAGTCAACATACAGACATCAACTGTTTTTACATAGTAAATTAGACATGTTACTTACTGTCAGCACCCCCAAGACGATTTACGCACTCAACGAACTTCTCATGAAGATCTTGATTCCAACGAATTCGTGTTTTACTCGAGAGTACAGGGCTGGATGAAGGAGAATTGCCATAACAATTGGAAACTTGTCTGGAGGAAATTCTTGGAGGCTGCTTTCCTTGTCCAGAAAAGAAGCTCAGTTGTGTAACCGGAGAAGTAGTGAACGAATTACAATAACCCTGTGAACAAGAAACTAGCCCGTATTCATATCTTGACGTCGTGGTGGGGCATTTGAAAAATCAATGcacaaaaaagaaacaacaaaaaaagatGAATTTCTTAGATAGAATATACATACTACTTGATCCTGATTTTCTTTAGAAGGAAGGGAAAAGGAGGGTCTTCTAACTGTAGTAGTATTATGATCTCCATGCAACTTATTTGATTGATGTGCAAACAGCTTACTTCCTGACAAATCGCTTGCTGGGATTTGATTACACTTCTCTGAGGATTTATGGTATTGATAGCTGCTGGGTTGAGATTTCACAATTGATTGCAGGGTGTTTCTGATGTCAAAATTCGGAGCTTGCTCAGATGAATTCATGGAGCTATAGCTTTCATTATTAGATTGGCCTGAAGGGAACTGAGGATTCTGACCAGCTTGAGAGTCATACTGTGGAAACCCCCCCATATAGAGTTCAGTTGCGTAGAAAGCTGAGACCGGCGATTCGAAGCGGCTGATAATGCTGCTGGGAGTTTTAGGAGGCCCAAGATTTTGAAGCAGTGACACTTCATGATCCATGGTGGGTTGCTGAACCCAAATTCCCATGTTGTTCCAAGCCTGCTGTTGCTGCTGACCAAAAATTTGACAAGACTGATTACCAAGTTCAAAACCGTACTCACCGATTAATTCATGGCTTTGTTGATTTCTTTCTTGGCAATAAATCTTCTTCCCATTcatttacaaaagaaaagaaactgaaATCTCTGGATTTCGAAACACCGTTTGCAAGAACAAGAACTAGAAATACTACTACTTGTGCTCAGTGTTCTTGCCCAACATCAGAAACCCTAtcaaaatacaatttttttccggaaaaaaaaaaaagagcagtGTTAAATGCAGATTTATGGAATACAAATAACAACATTTATTCCACAAGGCTTCAAGTGTAAGAtttgaatataaatatatacacacacagtaGTATTTTAGTCCTTCGACTTATTCTAAAAAGGATAGGTACGACCAATGCTAATTGATATAATCAAGGTAGAAAAAcattcaggaaaaaaaaacaactcaTCCCATCATAAATAAATGTGTGGATAAACTATATGTCCTAATAGGGGGAGCTTagaattatcattttttttttttttttggacacgTCAAATTATCATGCTTGCTGTGTCTCAATCAATCACCAGAAGAATAAAACAGAAAACCTCAAAAAAAAACCAACTGGATAAAGGGTCTTAGAAGACAACGGTAATGATTCCCAATGTATATGTTACTATTTTGTCGTTAAGGTTTGGAATTGGAGAATAATTTTAAGACGGCATCTCTGTCTACTCTTAACTATATGAGATACTGGCATAAATTCACAAATCAGATCTATGGTTATTTTTATTGCCATGGATacgaatgaaaattgaaaatcactTTTTAGCCACCCCTGAAAGACGAAACTAAATAAAATGTGCCCATATTTTATCTCAAAAGAAATGTAAGTTAATAATCCAATGTTCTAGTCAAGCTAAAAAGATTCCAAGAGAAAATGCATCATGTAATTGTGGATATCTAAAATTATGATCCCagaagccacttagtactacggtctagtggtatttttcttcatttataagtaagaagtataggttcgattcttgtcaaatGCGAACTTGAACCACgttattgctaacctattgtgaTGTTTAGCCCCTTCTCtaccctcttagtgtagataatacgtttgttaaaaagaaaatgatattatttacactaaatggGAGGATGGTCTAAGCCTCATAGTAGGCttgcaataatgtagttcaaattcgtctttggtggaaatcaaacctaagacctctcacttacaagcgaagaggaataccactacaccatagtactaagtggctagtgtaaataatatcgtttgttaaaaaaaaaaaaaaaaaattaggatccCATAAATTAGcgtaaattgtaacaatggtctcttaactttaactcaattggagcaatggtctctcaactaaaaatctattactattggtcccttaacttatcaaaacgtgcatctatggtctctcaactaaaaataacctaattagagcaatggtcccttaactttaacccaactaaaacaatggtccttccaacataactcattttgaaaaaattcagacgaagttgacgaaaatgaccattgatacacattttgataagttgagggagcccaattgtagtaatgatcattccaacataatttattttgacaaaattctaacgaagttgatgaaaatgatcatagctacACATGTTGATGAGTCAAGAGATCaatagtaatgaatttttagttgaggaatcattgctctaatttgattaaaattaaaggaccattgctacaatttactctataAATTACTAGAAAAATTTATGTAACCGGCACATTAATCTAAAGCTAGAAGTACAATAAAGATTCCCAATACGTGTTCTTAACCCCCTGCATGAATAAAATGaacaaattacaattacaaaaaaaaaaaaaaaaaaaaaaaaaaaaaaaaaaaaacaatgttgGTCGGCAGTAAAAGTAAATtagattttttataatttatcaaAAGATATCAATTTTATTGACTAAACTATTAAAGTTATCGGTCAACTTTCTCTCCCGTTTGGTGAGAGAGTTTTTCTCATCAGATTGTGAGTGACTTTCTTTCGCTTACTTTTTCTCGTAGCCACCAGCTCTAACTATGGCTAAGGCCGGTGGCAGTCATTTTTCTcctcctttctctttttttttttttcctttctttttctttacttatcCCTTAACCTCTGTTTTCCCCTGCCCTTTGGCCGTTTTTCCCTTTCCTCCAAACCCTCCTGCTTTGGAAGGTGTGTAGACCTCCAATTTGAGCGTTCACACCATTTCCTTTCTTCGACTTGCCTTTGATGGCATTGTTGCTAATGAGTTTATTCTCGCTGGCTTCTTTTGACGTGCAATGGCAATCTATGTCGTGCTCGTCATACTCGTCGTATGGCTTGATTTTAGATGTTTTGTTGGGGGCATTGGTTTCAGACGGGTGGGAAGCAACGTTTCGGCATCGATGGTGGTAAGCAGCTGCTAAGGTTGTTTTAGTGGTTTAGTACCTACACCATATGATGGTAGGAAGCTGCTAAGGTTGTTCGGGTGGGAAGTGACGTGTCGGCAGCGATGGGGCATTAGTTAAGACAATTAATTTGTCATAGAGGTAGAAAAAAAGGAATTTAATTGTTTACTACAACTTCTATATCCAAGAAGACAGACTGTGCCCATAAGATTAAACTTCTGAATGCTACAAGAAGGCAATTTATTGCAACATTTTTCAGCCTATTGGGTGGGCCCATGAGGACAACTAATCGAGCTACCTGAATCGCATAACGGATTTTAAACCCTAAAATATTTTGCCTTTACTTGTTCTTTTTGCAAGCTTCAAGGATTGGGATTGACAtgcttttctctctctttctctctcttccagtTTTGTATCCTGATTGGTTCTTGCACATGCTTGCTTTCCAACATGGGCTTCTTCTGAGCCCTTAACATGGAAAATGAAgaggaaaacaaaattattggAAGAAGTTTATGACTACCATTTCAAAATCCATACTACTTCTACTTTTTAGTGTCCTTCAGAAGCTAATAATACATGCTGGAATGTTCCATTCCGGCTCTCACTATGTTTTCTCTTGGTTATACAAGGAACATGCCAGAGGGGGCTACTACGCTCACCGTGCACTTGCATCACCACTTAAGCTTTGCTACTATTTCACGAGCTAAGTGAGGAAGTCTCCCTAACTCTACAATTTTTTATTCGATCGGGTATACTTTTACTCGTATTGATCGGAATGCTGTGAAATAactaagtttttttttggggggaggGGAGCCCAACGGGGTCCCCCCACTGACTTGGCCCAGGCCTAGGTGAGAGTGAAGTGGTGGGCGTAACTTCAGTACATCCATTCACCTTGATTGGATTATGGCATTAGCGGAGTAGGATCTCCCCTGAAAAACTAATTGGCATGTTGACCTGCTCATTCGCGAGTATGCTCTTAACTTGGTAAGCTATCTTGGATATGAGAAATTCTTAAAATAAGTTATGTGACGAAGATCTTTCTACCAATAGACAAGATTTAGTGTTCGATATAGGGGATAAGATTCATCTGCTCTCTCTAAAAAAATGGTCCAACTAAGAAAAACATGGGACTTTTTGTGTGTGTCATCTCAAAGAGAGATTGTTACGTGAGTTGGCTAAAAGACTAAAAGTCTAGTCGTTGAGGGGTTTTGGGATATTTGACAGGGCAAACAAATAGGAAGGGATGGTTCTTTCATTGCACTAATAGAAGTCCAACTAGAAAAAGATCTCTCCCCCTTATGTCGATTCCCTTTTCCTTCTAGTCGAGTCCCTTCTACAAGAATTCCTCTTCCTTTTTTGTCAGCATGTAGCCTGATTTTAACACAATTACATATCTCAATACCAACCACCTACCCTGACTAAAGCCGGAAATGGCtaatataatcatataaataaataatattggcCACAATTTAATAGAAATAAGATGGTGT from Pyrus communis chromosome 9, drPyrComm1.1, whole genome shotgun sequence harbors:
- the LOC137744520 gene encoding uncharacterized protein encodes the protein MNGKKIYCQERNQQSHELIGEYGFELGNQSCQIFGQQQQQAWNNMGIWVQQPTMDHEVSLLQNLGPPKTPSSIISRFESPVSAFYATELYMGGFPQYDSQAGQNPQFPSGQSNNESYSSMNSSEQAPNFDIRNTLQSIVKSQPSSYQYHKSSEKCNQIPASDLSGSKLFAHQSNKLHGDHNTTTVRRPSFSLPSKENQDQVGYCNSFTTSPVTQLSFFSGQGKQPPRISSRQVSNCYGNSPSSSPVLSSKTRIRWNQDLHEKFVECVNRLGGADKATPKAILTMMGLDGLTIFHVKSHLQKYRIAKYLPDPAEGKSEKRTTLNVEPQLNVKTCLQIKEALQLQLDVQRRLHEQLEIEEDIEENEIVIPVESPTLIGVDVLKGEALQVVAIGNPKEDELQTTKEEASQIKEKSRSSFTYVVENMRKENNDEKEILQPISHELQKVEDPLMSNKIQSIDSFETSIDMVVGDKANLKNLQSTKVKLKVKVDRSGEFVMQKGNYAVYTVSIKMLVLNSFKVDMYSRVKHEFDGLKIFTKNSLKAPPKSILKLMNVDGLTIFHVKSHLQKFRNAAFPPGSAKGKSEKRTTSNVESQLDVETGLHIKKAIQLELDVQQHLHEQLEIQRNLQLQIEEQGKQLKNISELLIDLQLKNSDTTFYEGAPLSSLDDEFIGLSINT